In Brevinematales bacterium, one genomic interval encodes:
- a CDS encoding helix-turn-helix transcriptional regulator — MAVLLLAVHLTSVVVGFIVLFMSIFICLRFKIRDLAFFIALQFVLIVHLSIVIAFREGINLGWTITESQIYLLKRMVYLLLSLIISIVYLLFSYLVYRPLQRWRWIGSGVLQILYTLIIFSPVFEIPATRTPLWGYYAFNFILSAQFIWTYRRIFTKRKFLDDKNMIRISNIFLVISPMAMLYYYFLELSGRFFLVQPVSQGYSLPIPLLFILANIAVILYGFTRFTVKPMEISGTSFDNPGMTKKYGLSEREAEIMKYLCKGLSNKETGKKLFISELTVKTHVRNIYRKLGIKNRLELLDKVSRFKE; from the coding sequence ATGGCGGTTTTACTTTTAGCGGTTCATCTTACCTCAGTGGTCGTGGGGTTCATTGTTCTATTTATGTCGATTTTCATCTGCCTGAGATTTAAAATCAGGGATTTGGCGTTTTTTATCGCCCTCCAATTCGTATTAATCGTTCATCTCAGTATTGTTATAGCGTTCCGTGAAGGAATCAATCTAGGATGGACTATTACCGAAAGCCAAATCTACCTATTGAAGCGGATGGTTTATCTGCTCTTATCCCTGATAATATCCATAGTTTACCTTTTATTCAGCTATTTAGTTTATCGTCCGCTTCAACGATGGAGGTGGATCGGCAGCGGAGTTCTGCAAATCCTGTACACTCTTATTATTTTCAGCCCCGTTTTTGAAATACCCGCTACGCGAACTCCTTTATGGGGATACTACGCGTTCAATTTCATTCTCTCCGCTCAATTCATCTGGACATACCGGAGAATATTTACCAAGAGAAAGTTTTTAGATGATAAGAATATGATTCGTATATCCAATATCTTTTTAGTCATCTCACCGATGGCAATGCTGTACTACTATTTCCTGGAATTGTCGGGACGTTTTTTTCTGGTTCAACCGGTTTCACAGGGATATAGTTTGCCAATCCCGCTCCTTTTTATACTAGCCAATATTGCGGTGATTCTCTACGGTTTCACCCGTTTTACCGTCAAACCGATGGAGATCTCCGGCACATCGTTCGACAACCCGGGAATGACAAAAAAATACGGCCTGAGCGAAAGAGAAGCCGAAATTATGAAATACTTATGCAAGGGCTTATCGAACAAGGAGACGGGTAAAAAACTCTTCATCTCCGAACTGACGGTAAAAACCCATGTACGGAATATCTACCGGAAGCTGGGCATAAAGAACCGTCTCGAACTTCTCGATAAAGTGTCGCGTTTTAAGGAATAA
- a CDS encoding helix-turn-helix transcriptional regulator: MPVFQLTVHLISIIIGIIVLIFASIIAFKFRIKEAGYYAVIQMLLVVYFIIDLVYRRGEFFGWIITGKTPFWFENALYIFLILINTGIEMFFRYVLLKEKKPVYLITAIALFTINTFIVASPYFIDAVSNTPSGGYYIFWAILLMVFIYTFCDMLIHYKKINDPRVSRTVFIFSLFLIAAAGIQIIKDYNQFFLEFDSKISGINILHSLLFILWNIVIMGFANHYFTAKTIVFPVIKITAPKISKEFHLSERETEIIARLCLGYSNREIGEQLFISDLTVKTHVRNIYQKLGVKNRLELLDKVSLFKD, translated from the coding sequence ATGCCTGTTTTTCAGTTGACTGTCCACCTGATCTCAATTATTATAGGAATCATCGTCCTGATTTTTGCCTCGATCATCGCATTCAAGTTCCGCATCAAAGAAGCCGGCTATTATGCGGTGATTCAGATGCTATTGGTGGTTTATTTCATCATAGACCTAGTCTACCGTAGGGGTGAATTTTTCGGGTGGATTATTACCGGAAAGACCCCTTTCTGGTTTGAAAACGCGCTTTATATATTTCTGATCCTCATTAATACCGGTATCGAAATGTTCTTTCGTTACGTTTTATTAAAAGAAAAAAAGCCGGTCTATTTAATCACCGCTATCGCCCTTTTTACTATCAATACTTTTATTGTAGCGAGCCCGTACTTTATCGATGCGGTTTCCAATACCCCATCGGGCGGCTACTATATTTTTTGGGCGATCCTTTTAATGGTATTCATCTATACTTTCTGCGATATGCTGATCCATTATAAAAAAATCAATGACCCGAGGGTTTCCCGAACGGTTTTTATTTTTTCCCTGTTTCTGATAGCCGCCGCCGGAATTCAGATTATCAAGGACTATAACCAATTTTTTCTGGAATTCGATAGCAAGATTTCAGGCATAAATATCCTTCATTCTCTGCTGTTTATATTATGGAATATTGTCATCATGGGTTTCGCCAATCATTATTTTACGGCGAAAACAATCGTATTCCCGGTAATAAAAATCACCGCGCCGAAAATCAGTAAGGAATTCCATCTCAGCGAACGCGAAACGGAAATTATCGCGCGCCTCTGTCTGGGTTATTCCAACCGTGAAATCGGGGAACAGTTATTCATCTCCGACCTGACCGTAAAAACTCATGTCCGGAATATCTACCAGAAGCTCGGAGTAAAAAACAGGCTCGAACTTCTCGATAAAGTATCGCTTTTTAAGGATTGA
- a CDS encoding GGDEF domain-containing protein, with amino-acid sequence MTKNKKDYIELHLKLSAEILKNEQLQEENSRLKEQGENLRILYITTLEQVTRIENNLEEKIKKTGGELSEESACINENVRDLHEKYAQQFEINEQLLEEIKFLKKDNEKLRLLFVSTTEFSSDMENEQDVKYIEANRQAITDPLTGIYNRVKFDKAVLQEIEKMKKSDYQFHIIMFDIDRFKQINDTYGHEAGDKVLLGITGIVNKLIRKNDIFARWGGEEFMILLPDTDKNSADTISERTRSKIETAVFELDGQVTCSFGVTEYRPHESVSTFIKRVDKAMYQAKHQGRNRVVSL; translated from the coding sequence ATGACAAAAAACAAAAAAGATTACATCGAACTTCATCTAAAATTATCTGCTGAGATATTAAAAAATGAACAGTTACAGGAAGAAAACTCTCGCCTTAAAGAGCAAGGGGAAAATTTAAGAATACTATATATTACCACTTTAGAACAAGTAACAAGAATAGAAAACAATCTGGAAGAAAAGATAAAAAAAACCGGTGGAGAACTGAGTGAAGAATCAGCTTGTATAAACGAGAATGTAAGAGATCTCCATGAAAAATATGCCCAGCAATTTGAAATAAACGAGCAGCTTTTAGAAGAAATAAAATTCCTCAAAAAGGATAACGAGAAATTAAGGTTATTATTTGTCAGTACAACTGAGTTTTCATCTGATATGGAAAACGAACAGGATGTAAAATATATCGAAGCCAATCGTCAGGCTATCACCGATCCCCTTACCGGTATTTATAATCGTGTAAAATTCGACAAGGCTGTGCTCCAAGAAATTGAAAAAATGAAAAAAAGCGATTATCAGTTTCATATTATCATGTTTGATATCGACCGCTTTAAGCAAATTAATGACACCTATGGGCATGAGGCTGGAGATAAGGTACTGCTGGGGATTACCGGAATAGTAAACAAGTTAATCAGAAAGAACGATATCTTTGCCCGTTGGGGCGGGGAGGAGTTTATGATCCTCCTGCCGGATACGGATAAAAACTCGGCGGATACAATATCGGAACGTACCCGTTCTAAGATAGAAACTGCTGTCTTTGAATTGGACGGTCAGGTTACATGCAGTTTCGGTGTGACCGAGTACCGGCCTCATGAATCCGTGTCGACGTTTATTAAACGTGTGGATAAAGCAATGTATCAGGCAAAACATCAAGGGAGAAACAGGGTCGTATCCTTATAG
- a CDS encoding methyltransferase domain-containing protein, with protein MDEKMRLEMGEVAGIIGNTWKGCAISAGVTAGFFNKLSRDESITSEKLASSLNFDQEKVEKWIYFALLNGIVEKKNDGYILTSIGGYFAPESPAKDLYGFVQLTSYYLNAAMNAKETFKKNLSLEALTEGKVSRDYQPKVSDNLSASLLEHLKNNNVKDGDTLLDIGSGNGSFLRSLHEAMPNMELTGLDTNLFSIELGRKEIARLEISDKVKLLVGDAMSDLDDYADGSYEWVTCINVFHFYPVEKRQKLIDDLIRVAKKGVFFTEGIIEKAPMMSSANILMGLLWNDFTGFFKQQETDEIDDVLSKKYDHYKVEKNLIVQGVAYLVAIIK; from the coding sequence ATGGATGAGAAAATGAGACTGGAAATGGGCGAAGTAGCCGGCATTATAGGGAATACATGGAAAGGCTGTGCTATTTCAGCAGGAGTAACAGCGGGCTTTTTTAACAAGCTCTCCCGAGATGAATCTATTACATCTGAAAAGTTGGCATCGTCCCTGAATTTCGATCAGGAAAAAGTGGAAAAATGGATTTATTTTGCACTATTGAACGGGATTGTTGAAAAAAAGAATGACGGATACATCCTGACTTCCATCGGCGGGTATTTTGCTCCAGAATCTCCCGCGAAGGATCTTTATGGTTTCGTTCAGCTAACCTCATATTATTTAAACGCGGCGATGAACGCAAAAGAAACGTTCAAGAAAAATCTAAGCCTCGAAGCATTGACCGAAGGAAAGGTCAGCAGGGATTATCAGCCTAAAGTAAGCGATAATCTGTCTGCATCACTGTTGGAACATCTGAAAAATAACAATGTAAAAGACGGGGATACTCTTCTGGATATCGGTTCCGGTAACGGGAGTTTCCTGAGAAGTCTTCATGAAGCGATGCCTAATATGGAACTGACCGGCCTCGATACCAATCTTTTTTCCATCGAGTTGGGCCGTAAGGAGATCGCAAGACTCGAAATATCGGATAAAGTAAAATTATTAGTCGGGGATGCAATGAGCGATCTGGACGATTATGCGGACGGATCCTATGAATGGGTTACCTGTATCAATGTATTTCATTTTTACCCGGTGGAAAAACGTCAGAAGCTTATTGACGATCTGATTCGTGTCGCGAAGAAAGGCGTGTTTTTTACAGAAGGGATTATTGAAAAAGCCCCGATGATGTCCAGCGCAAATATCCTGATGGGGCTGCTTTGGAATGATTTTACCGGATTCTTCAAACAACAGGAAACAGATGAAATAGATGATGTACTCAGTAAGAAATATGATCACTATAAAGTGGAGAAGAATCTAATCGTACAGGGTGTGGCTTACCTGGTGGCCATTATTAAGTAA
- a CDS encoding PP2C family protein-serine/threonine phosphatase has translation MSKNPLLGFLDNLLNLGVSSKDEIQKVRLIRQVNGLNIFYIFLALGIGLLTIFVTKNSFLLSMIQFVAALLYLINYILNSRGNLRLASILTIHIFEWHLFLAMILTFSWNSPIIYILVLHPLLAALVEVSLFRHLIISLSQGLILFGLNFFVPGFQVEVNKLFILDAASMEVMKILSVFVIPIMAAVIINIIYQENVRARAKQKMLTDELSDANKQLGQYASQLEDEASRLRVELQVAKKLQTMVLPSPEEISEIGELEIACIMRPADEVGGDYYDIIKMGERVIIAFGDVTGHGLHSGIIMMMAQTAIRTLAENNQEKPSKLISVLNRILYSNINRIKEEKNMTLCVMFYSPGGHYILSGQHESLILYRNDGKLEYIDTMDLGYYVGMLPDIDEMLKNYEFTLAPGEVMIIYSDGITEAENSEGEQFGLERLEKILQKHRGKSAEKIKYEIIKSVYNFMEGTEMYDDISLIVLKQK, from the coding sequence ATGAGTAAAAATCCGCTCTTGGGTTTTCTTGATAATCTGCTGAACCTCGGCGTAAGCAGTAAGGATGAAATCCAGAAGGTACGCCTAATTAGACAGGTGAACGGACTGAATATTTTCTATATATTTCTTGCGTTGGGAATCGGCCTGCTTACGATATTCGTAACAAAAAACTCCTTCCTTCTATCGATGATCCAGTTTGTAGCCGCGCTTTTATATCTCATAAATTATATCCTGAACAGCAGGGGTAATTTGAGGTTAGCAAGCATATTGACGATACACATTTTCGAGTGGCATCTCTTTTTAGCAATGATACTGACGTTTTCTTGGAACAGCCCCATTATCTATATATTGGTACTCCATCCCTTATTGGCCGCGTTGGTGGAAGTCTCGCTATTCCGACATCTGATTATCAGCCTGTCCCAGGGACTGATCCTGTTTGGGTTGAATTTCTTTGTACCCGGCTTTCAAGTCGAGGTTAACAAATTGTTCATTCTCGATGCAGCGTCGATGGAAGTAATGAAGATTTTATCGGTTTTTGTCATTCCTATTATGGCAGCTGTTATTATCAACATCATCTATCAGGAGAATGTGCGTGCGCGCGCGAAACAAAAAATGTTGACTGACGAATTGTCGGATGCCAATAAGCAACTGGGTCAGTATGCATCCCAACTCGAAGACGAGGCATCGCGTCTGCGTGTCGAACTTCAGGTCGCGAAAAAACTACAGACAATGGTTCTCCCTTCCCCTGAAGAAATATCCGAAATAGGCGAGTTGGAAATCGCATGTATTATGCGGCCAGCTGATGAGGTTGGGGGAGATTACTACGATATAATAAAAATGGGGGAACGGGTCATTATTGCGTTCGGAGATGTGACAGGTCACGGACTCCACTCGGGAATTATTATGATGATGGCGCAAACGGCTATCAGGACATTAGCTGAAAATAATCAGGAAAAACCCTCGAAACTGATATCGGTACTCAATCGTATCCTATATTCGAATATTAATCGCATAAAAGAAGAAAAGAACATGACGCTATGTGTGATGTTTTATTCCCCCGGGGGACATTATATCCTTTCGGGCCAACATGAATCATTGATTCTTTACAGGAATGACGGAAAACTGGAATATATCGATACCATGGATCTCGGTTACTATGTAGGTATGCTGCCGGATATCGATGAAATGCTGAAAAACTACGAATTCACACTTGCCCCCGGGGAAGTGATGATTATTTATTCCGACGGTATCACTGAGGCGGAAAACTCCGAAGGCGAGCAGTTCGGATTGGAACGGCTGGAAAAGATTTTGCAGAAGCACAGGGGAAAGAGTGCTGAGAAAATAAAGTATGAAATTATAAAATCTGTATATAATTTCATGGAAGGAACGGAAATGTATGATGATATTTCCTTGATTGTACTAAAACAAAAATAG